GACGACTGGCGCGGTTTCCAAAGCCTGGAAGCCGTGACCCAGGGGAATCTGTTCTTCGTGCCGCCGTCCAGTATCCAGCGCCCGACGCCGCGACTGGTGGAAGGCACGCGCACCCTCTGCGCGCACCTGGAGAAGGCCCGTGAGCGCCGCTGATGGCGGCGTTTCACCGGCCACCGCGGCGCCCGCCGTGGCCGTGGGCCGGCTGCTGCCGCCCCTGCTGATCCTGCTGTGCCTGGGGGTGGCCTCGGTGATGGTGGCGGTGGCCGTGGGCAGCGTGCCCATCCCGCTGCCGGAGCTGTGGGCGGTGTTCACCGGCGAGGGCTCCGCGCTGCACCGCACCCTGGTGCTGGAGCTGCGCGCCCCCCGGGCCCTGGCCGCGTTCGCCGTGGGCGGGCTGCTGGCGGTGGCCGGGGCCCTGATGCAGGTGCTGCTGCGCAACCCGCTGGCGGACCCCTACGTGCTTGGCCTCTCCGGCGGCGCGGCAGTGGGTGCCCTGGCCGCCATGCTCCTGGGACTGGGTGCGGCCATCGTCTCCGGCGCGGCGTTCGCGGGTGCCCTGCTGTCCACCGTGCTGGTGTTCGGCATCGCCCACGGCACCGGGAGCTGGACGCCCACACGGCTGTTGCTCACCGGTGTGGTGGTGGCCGCCGGCTGGGGCGCCGTAATCACCTTCATGCTGGCGGTGGGCCCCACCGAGCGCCTGCCGGGCATGCTCTACTGGTTGATGGGCGACCTCACCTACGCCCGGACGCCCTGGATCGCCCTGTCCACGGTCGCGGTGGCCTGCATGCTGGCGATGCCGCTGGGGCGCAGTCTCAACGTTCTGGCCCGCGGGCCCATGCAGGCCGCAGCCCTCGGGGTGCCCGTACGCGCGCTGGAGTGGTCCATCTACATCGGCGCCAGCCTGATCACCGCCGTGGCCGTGACCACCGCCGGCAGCATCGGCTTTGTCGGCCTGGTGGTGCCACACATGCTGCGCCTGGTGCTGGGCAACGACCAGCGGTTGATCCTGCCCGCCGCCGCCCTGGCCGGCGGCATCCTCGTGACCCTGGCGGACACCCTGGCGCGCACCATGATCGCGCCGGAGCAGCTGCCGGTGGGCGTGATCACCGCACTCCTGGGTGTCCCCACATTCCTGTACCTGCTGTACCGGAGTCGCTGATGAGTAGCGTTCTCGCTGCGGACAAGTTGATCATCGACATCCCGGGCCGGCCGGACGGCGTGCCCCTTGATCTCGCCGTGGAACCGGGGCAGGTGTGGGGGGTGCTGGGTCCCAACGGCGCCGGCAAGACCACCTTGTTGCACACCCTTGCCGGCCTGCGCCCGCCGCGTAGCGGCCGGGTGACCCTGGACGGCCGACCGCTGCGCAGCTATCGGCGCAAACACGTGGCGCGCTCGGTGGGTGTGGTGTTTCAGGAACGCCAGGACGGTTTCCCCGCCACCGTACTCGAGACCGTGCTCATTGGCCGTCACCCCTATCTCGCGGCCTGGGACATGGAAACCGCCGAGGACGTTGCCATCGCCCGGGCGGCACTCGCCCGCATGGAACTGGACGGCCTGGACGAGCGCCTGGTCAGCACCCTCTCCGGTGGTGAGCGCCAGCGGGTGGCCATCGCCACCGCCCTGGCCCAGGACCCGGACGTCTGGCTCGCCGACGAGCCCACCAATCATCTGGATCTGCGCCACCAGGTGGCGGTGATGGAACTGCTGCGCGCCCAGGCCGTGGCCGAGCGCGGCATCTTCCTGTGCCTGCACGACATCAACCTGGCGGCGCGCTGGTGCGATCATCTGCTGCTGCTCTACCCTGACGGCGCCGCATGCTGGGGGCCGGCGGAGCACATGCTGGTGCCGGAGGCCCTGGAGCGCCTGTACGGCC
The DNA window shown above is from Aquisalimonas sp. 2447 and carries:
- a CDS encoding ABC transporter ATP-binding protein, with amino-acid sequence MSSVLAADKLIIDIPGRPDGVPLDLAVEPGQVWGVLGPNGAGKTTLLHTLAGLRPPRSGRVTLDGRPLRSYRRKHVARSVGVVFQERQDGFPATVLETVLIGRHPYLAAWDMETAEDVAIARAALARMELDGLDERLVSTLSGGERQRVAIATALAQDPDVWLADEPTNHLDLRHQVAVMELLRAQAVAERGIFLCLHDINLAARWCDHLLLLYPDGAACWGPAEHMLVPEALERLYGQPLARATVDGAQVFVPAGAGTIQPARPESHARRPS
- a CDS encoding iron ABC transporter permease encodes the protein MVAVAVGSVPIPLPELWAVFTGEGSALHRTLVLELRAPRALAAFAVGGLLAVAGALMQVLLRNPLADPYVLGLSGGAAVGALAAMLLGLGAAIVSGAAFAGALLSTVLVFGIAHGTGSWTPTRLLLTGVVVAAGWGAVITFMLAVGPTERLPGMLYWLMGDLTYARTPWIALSTVAVACMLAMPLGRSLNVLARGPMQAAALGVPVRALEWSIYIGASLITAVAVTTAGSIGFVGLVVPHMLRLVLGNDQRLILPAAALAGGILVTLADTLARTMIAPEQLPVGVITALLGVPTFLYLLYRSR